A window from Myxococcus fulvus encodes these proteins:
- a CDS encoding Ig-like domain-containing protein → MPTEDSILQGGSRSFQVSLVRKNGFNGSVSVMLVSPPGGITAPSVTIPGASTVSSLSISVSEQVAPGPVTLTVRGISGALHRDRNVSLTIVPLGDLAVSWVAPSASYSATNGGLSVEVAVQGGQAEKVELMKGDTVLTTWTASPYTYSWDTTAEAEGEYTLVAKATRAGSTFPSVARTVVVDRTAPSIVGRQPAHGATQVSARTRVEVGFSEAVKAATVSTSNVGLIGDGGVPIPVILDLSADGRTLMLTPVASLAASTAVSVRLGTAEQPITDEAGNVLTSEGVWSFAVPFWLPMGGAISASPGNTPAENVVMKVGTDGMPVIAWSESDGTTKNIYVSKWDGNTWQALGDALSANSGAATHADRPALAIDGANIPIVIWEEFSPDGRTINFHGRRWLNASWQPLPTFPSLIAEQREARTKASAAIDGNGTLYVYGDFYTGISNNLTSMHFPPNGSTWIESNTSFPTEEFQRWSTSLSTYGANTLFAAYTSILSTGTFEYRGITVIKNHRTPIGGPVLSDTSSHGTNDPSIAIDGAGNPYVAWSEAPRGTTSGNIHVAHHDGNSWKFLAPQSNDAQSSNETPALGIDPQGRPVVAWSGFVQPERAIFVKRWENEQWSSLGPALSARTGSSTSSFKPALAFDAEGAPLVAWHEFTGATSDIFAYKLNQ, encoded by the coding sequence ATGCCCACGGAGGACTCGATCCTCCAGGGTGGCTCGAGGAGCTTCCAGGTCTCGCTCGTCCGCAAGAATGGCTTCAATGGGAGTGTCTCGGTGATGTTGGTGAGTCCGCCGGGGGGCATCACCGCACCCTCGGTCACGATTCCCGGCGCGAGCACGGTCTCGAGCTTGAGCATCAGTGTTTCCGAGCAGGTTGCGCCCGGTCCCGTGACGCTCACGGTGCGTGGAATCTCTGGAGCCCTTCATCGAGACCGGAACGTCTCGCTCACCATCGTTCCCCTGGGGGATCTGGCTGTCTCCTGGGTGGCGCCTTCGGCGTCGTACAGCGCCACGAATGGAGGACTGTCGGTCGAGGTCGCGGTGCAGGGGGGACAAGCCGAGAAGGTCGAGCTGATGAAGGGAGACACGGTGCTGACCACATGGACCGCGTCGCCCTACACGTACTCCTGGGATACGACGGCCGAGGCCGAGGGGGAGTACACGCTGGTGGCCAAGGCCACGAGAGCGGGCTCGACGTTCCCGAGTGTCGCGAGGACCGTGGTGGTGGACCGGACGGCGCCGAGCATCGTGGGCAGGCAGCCGGCGCACGGGGCGACCCAGGTGAGCGCTCGGACCCGCGTCGAGGTGGGGTTCAGCGAGGCCGTGAAGGCGGCGACCGTGAGCACTTCGAACGTGGGGCTCATCGGGGATGGCGGCGTGCCCATTCCTGTCATCCTGGACCTGTCAGCGGATGGACGGACCCTGATGTTGACCCCGGTTGCGTCACTCGCCGCGTCCACGGCGGTGAGCGTGCGACTTGGGACGGCGGAGCAGCCCATCACCGACGAGGCGGGCAACGTCCTCACATCGGAGGGTGTGTGGTCCTTCGCGGTCCCCTTCTGGCTGCCCATGGGAGGCGCCATCAGCGCGTCCCCCGGGAACACTCCCGCGGAGAACGTGGTGATGAAGGTGGGAACGGATGGGATGCCCGTCATTGCCTGGTCGGAGTCGGACGGGACGACCAAGAATATCTACGTCTCGAAGTGGGATGGGAACACGTGGCAGGCACTGGGCGACGCATTGAGCGCCAATTCCGGAGCGGCGACCCATGCAGATCGCCCTGCACTTGCTATCGACGGAGCCAACATCCCCATCGTCATCTGGGAAGAGTTCTCGCCCGATGGGCGGACCATCAACTTCCACGGTCGACGTTGGCTCAATGCCTCCTGGCAACCGCTCCCTACCTTCCCATCACTTATCGCAGAGCAACGTGAGGCGCGCACCAAAGCCTCCGCTGCAATCGACGGGAATGGGACCCTCTACGTCTACGGCGACTTTTACACCGGAATCTCCAACAACCTCACCAGCATGCATTTCCCGCCCAATGGCTCCACCTGGATAGAGTCCAACACCTCCTTTCCCACTGAGGAATTCCAGCGGTGGAGCACATCGCTTTCGACCTACGGCGCGAACACGTTGTTTGCAGCTTACACATCCATCCTCAGCACCGGCACGTTCGAGTACCGCGGGATCACGGTCATCAAGAACCACCGGACTCCGATCGGAGGACCCGTCCTCTCCGATACAAGCAGCCATGGGACGAACGACCCCTCCATTGCCATTGATGGGGCTGGGAATCCGTATGTCGCATGGAGCGAGGCTCCTCGCGGGACGACGAGCGGAAACATCCATGTCGCCCATCACGACGGGAACTCCTGGAAGTTCCTCGCCCCCCAGAGCAATGACGCACAGAGCTCCAACGAGACTCCTGCCCTGGGAATCGACCCGCAGGGACGCCCTGTCGTGGCGTGGAGCGGATTCGTTCAGCCCGAGCGGGCCATCTTCGTCAAGCGTTGGGAGAACGAGCAGTGGAGCAGTTTGGGCCCTGCGCTCAGCGCAAGGACGGGTTCAAGCACCAGCAGCTTCAAGCCCGCGCTGGCGTTTGATGCCGAGGGAGCGCCCCTGGTGGCCTGGCATGAGTTCACCGGGGCAACATCCGACATCTTCGCCTACAAGCTCAATCAGTGA
- a CDS encoding amino acid adenylation domain-containing protein, which yields MLFQYLEDSAQAAPRRTAVIDGERAISYEELDAGSNQVARTLQELGIGRGARVGLHLNKSLEAVVGLFGILKAGAAYVPIDPSAPEWRLKFIARDCALAAILTTPTWQASLQQIQSLRGIILVGTRQPNTALAPPGEHRPTTLTWEQVRTRSTSRLEKDSRATPEDLAYVLYTSGATGNPKGVMHSHRAVQAFVEWAFQTANVRASDRVSSLSPFHFDPSVFDLFATAKGAATLVLVPIELSAIPRELADFIAKKEIAIWHSVPSVLTQLEARGELSRHAFPHLRTVLFTREVFPHKYLRKLVLTLPRPRYLNLYGTTETNVCTYHVVTPADLASPEPLPIGKVCCGDEVFVIRDDGARAADGEEGELCVAGPTLMSGYWGQEEYTRKVLGPIPGHAKAYRTGDRVTREAGGVLRFLGRRDDRVKVRGRLIELTAVEEVLLRHPDVEESAVLTLPDELAGGELRAFVVLKDNASASLQDLRQHCVDYLPPYMVPTRIDTCESLPKTTAGKKDRVRIQEDARQRA from the coding sequence ATGTTGTTTCAGTACCTTGAAGACAGCGCGCAAGCGGCCCCTCGACGGACAGCGGTCATCGACGGTGAGCGAGCCATCTCCTACGAGGAGCTCGACGCAGGCTCGAACCAGGTGGCCCGCACGCTCCAGGAGCTCGGCATCGGCCGGGGCGCGCGCGTGGGACTCCACCTGAACAAGTCGCTCGAGGCCGTGGTGGGCCTGTTCGGCATCCTCAAGGCCGGCGCGGCCTATGTCCCCATCGACCCCTCCGCGCCGGAGTGGCGCCTGAAGTTCATCGCGAGGGACTGCGCGCTCGCGGCCATCCTCACCACCCCCACCTGGCAGGCCTCGCTCCAGCAGATACAGAGCCTGCGCGGAATCATCCTGGTGGGGACACGTCAGCCGAACACCGCCTTGGCCCCGCCCGGGGAGCACCGCCCGACGACACTGACCTGGGAGCAGGTGCGCACCCGCTCCACCTCGCGCCTGGAGAAGGACTCGCGTGCCACGCCCGAGGACCTCGCGTATGTCCTCTACACCTCCGGCGCCACCGGAAACCCCAAGGGGGTCATGCACAGCCATCGCGCCGTGCAGGCCTTCGTCGAGTGGGCCTTCCAGACGGCGAACGTGCGCGCCTCGGACCGCGTCTCCAGCCTCTCGCCCTTCCACTTCGACCCGTCCGTCTTCGACCTCTTCGCCACGGCCAAGGGCGCCGCCACGCTGGTGCTGGTGCCCATCGAGCTGTCCGCGATTCCCCGGGAGCTGGCGGACTTCATCGCGAAGAAGGAGATCGCCATCTGGCACTCCGTGCCCTCGGTGCTCACCCAGCTCGAGGCCCGGGGCGAGCTGTCACGGCATGCCTTCCCGCACCTGCGCACCGTGCTCTTCACCCGCGAGGTCTTCCCCCACAAGTACCTGCGCAAGCTCGTGCTGACCCTCCCCAGGCCGCGTTACCTCAACCTGTACGGCACCACCGAGACGAACGTCTGCACGTACCACGTCGTCACGCCCGCGGACCTCGCGAGCCCCGAGCCCCTGCCCATCGGCAAGGTCTGCTGCGGAGACGAGGTCTTCGTCATCCGGGATGACGGCGCGAGGGCGGCGGACGGCGAGGAGGGCGAGCTGTGCGTGGCGGGCCCCACGCTGATGAGCGGTTACTGGGGACAGGAGGAGTACACCCGGAAGGTGCTCGGCCCCATTCCAGGCCACGCCAAGGCCTATCGGACGGGGGACCGCGTCACCCGGGAGGCCGGAGGTGTGCTGCGCTTCCTGGGCCGCCGCGATGACCGGGTCAAGGTCCGGGGCCGCCTCATCGAGCTGACCGCCGTGGAGGAGGTGCTGCTGCGCCACCCGGATGTCGAGGAGAGCGCCGTGCTGACGCTCCCGGACGAGCTCGCGGGCGGAGAGCTGCGCGCCTTCGTGGTGCTCAAGGACAACGCGAGCGCCAGTCTCCAGGACCTGCGACAGCACTGCGTGGACTACCTGCCGCCCTACATGGTCCCCACCCGCATCGACACCTGCGAGTCCCTGCCGAAGACGACCGCCGGGAAGAAGGACCGCGTCCGAATCCAGGAGGACGCCCGCCAACGCGCCTGA
- a CDS encoding toxin-antitoxin system YwqK family antitoxin, whose translation MTKEIGVYCVKVGSTPQRPALHGPYVDFWANGQKQSEGQYKDGFRSGRWTYYDMNGVKTGETQFEQNDYHGARVEYHPNGAKKLEQTWVKGKREGVETSYSTEGQKVSEVRYAADKPLSAQ comes from the coding sequence GTGACCAAGGAGATCGGCGTCTACTGCGTCAAGGTCGGCTCGACGCCGCAGCGTCCCGCGCTGCATGGTCCCTACGTCGACTTCTGGGCCAATGGACAGAAGCAGTCGGAAGGCCAGTACAAGGACGGTTTCCGTTCGGGGCGCTGGACCTACTACGACATGAATGGAGTCAAGACGGGGGAGACCCAGTTCGAGCAGAACGACTACCACGGTGCCCGCGTGGAATATCACCCCAACGGTGCGAAGAAGCTCGAGCAGACCTGGGTGAAGGGCAAGCGGGAGGGTGTGGAGACGAGCTACTCGACGGAGGGCCAGAAGGTGTCTGAGGTCCGCTATGCCGCGGACAAGCCTCTGTCTGCCCAGTAG
- a CDS encoding carbonic anhydrase, with protein sequence MEKLIPGLHHFQTEVFRSKQELYSKLAEAQNPEVLFITCSDSRVLPNEVTGAGPGELFIIRNAGNIVPPYSTANNGTAATIEYAVAALKVRHIIVCGHTRCGAMHGLLKPQLLEKLPQMAQWLRHAESTRRIVEASYAHLSGDALLDAAVGENVLVQLENLRSHPTVAEALANRALNLYAWVYQLEDGCVHAYEPSQGQFTPVVATDGDSLRARGRFGLRQVL encoded by the coding sequence ATGGAGAAACTCATTCCCGGACTGCATCACTTCCAGACCGAGGTCTTCCGCTCCAAGCAGGAGCTCTACTCGAAGCTCGCGGAGGCGCAGAACCCCGAGGTCCTCTTCATCACCTGCTCCGACTCGCGCGTGCTCCCCAACGAGGTGACGGGCGCCGGGCCCGGAGAGCTGTTCATCATCCGCAACGCCGGCAACATCGTCCCGCCCTACAGCACCGCCAACAACGGCACCGCGGCCACCATCGAGTACGCCGTCGCCGCCCTCAAGGTCCGCCACATCATCGTCTGCGGACACACCCGCTGCGGCGCCATGCACGGCCTGCTCAAGCCCCAGCTCCTCGAGAAGCTCCCCCAGATGGCCCAGTGGCTGCGCCACGCGGAGTCCACCCGGCGCATCGTCGAGGCCAGCTACGCCCACCTGAGCGGAGATGCCCTCCTCGACGCGGCCGTCGGGGAGAACGTCCTCGTACAGCTCGAGAACCTGCGCTCCCATCCCACGGTCGCCGAGGCGCTCGCCAACCGCGCGCTCAACCTCTACGCCTGGGTCTACCAGCTCGAGGACGGCTGCGTGCACGCCTACGAGCCGAGCCAGGGGCAGTTCACCCCCGTCGTCGCCACGGACGGAGACTCCCTCCGCGCCCGGGGCCGCTTCGGCCTTCGTCAGGTGCTCTGA
- a CDS encoding TIGR04552 family protein — translation MKAPSLTPVLPDIPVRSVAEMGLRELERIRLILRGGSVIDWRRMHFQVRDEVDRFLRLCQLDVSRPFDEAWARMVLADAVSYLRKTYNYRVADAVARPEEIHDLFLLASGAKGNARHRRIACVVLKVMHVIQHIEGRDLLFRLAISEAELAELVTEKVLRVAQEMHASGLPIVEFAHSIKTQDSLVTKLLAKKETVAAQVYDRTRFRIVTRSREDLLPVLYSLTQRLFPFHLVVPGQTENTLLPFKGVLSEHPHFEQFIPHLHLDRDFEDREDRSGNSFSGSSYRALNFVVDIPVRVDEYLPPPDEDTRPRKGRVVISLVEFQIVDAETARQNELGENSHEAYKRRQRKRVLKRLSQGLVVPKRGQP, via the coding sequence GTGAAGGCCCCCTCCCTAACCCCCGTACTTCCGGACATTCCTGTGCGCAGCGTCGCGGAGATGGGGCTTCGCGAACTGGAGCGGATCCGGCTCATCCTGCGGGGGGGCTCCGTCATTGATTGGCGGAGAATGCATTTCCAGGTCCGGGATGAAGTGGACCGCTTTCTGCGGCTCTGTCAGCTTGACGTGTCGCGGCCATTTGATGAGGCCTGGGCTCGGATGGTGTTGGCTGACGCGGTTTCGTACTTGCGCAAGACCTACAACTATCGAGTTGCTGATGCCGTTGCTCGGCCAGAGGAGATTCATGATCTCTTCCTGCTGGCTTCAGGGGCGAAGGGCAATGCTCGACACCGGCGCATTGCGTGCGTCGTGTTGAAGGTCATGCATGTCATCCAGCACATCGAGGGAAGAGATCTGCTCTTCCGCCTGGCCATCTCCGAGGCGGAACTCGCGGAGTTGGTGACTGAGAAGGTCCTGCGGGTCGCCCAGGAGATGCATGCCAGCGGCTTGCCTATCGTGGAGTTCGCCCACTCCATCAAGACCCAGGACTCCCTGGTGACGAAGTTGTTGGCGAAGAAGGAAACGGTTGCGGCCCAGGTCTATGACCGCACGCGGTTCCGTATCGTCACCCGGTCGCGCGAAGACTTGTTGCCTGTTCTGTACAGTCTGACGCAGCGGTTGTTCCCCTTTCACCTGGTTGTGCCGGGGCAGACCGAAAACACGTTGCTGCCTTTCAAGGGCGTGTTGAGTGAACACCCGCATTTCGAGCAGTTCATTCCACACCTGCACCTCGACAGGGACTTCGAGGACCGAGAGGACCGGAGTGGCAATAGCTTCTCGGGGAGCTCGTATCGGGCCCTGAACTTCGTGGTCGATATTCCCGTTCGAGTGGACGAGTACCTGCCGCCTCCCGACGAAGACACGCGGCCTCGGAAAGGCCGCGTGGTCATCTCACTGGTCGAATTCCAGATCGTGGATGCGGAGACTGCGCGTCAGAACGAACTGGGAGAGAACTCCCATGAGGCTTACAAGCGGCGCCAGAGGAAGCGTGTTCTCAAGCGTTTGAGCCAAGGGCTCGTGGTCCCCAAGCGCGGGCAGCCGTAA
- a CDS encoding condensation domain-containing protein, protein MHVDLWRAFERPWPLDAASPCALPCVFRLSGLLDWRALRLALEALAHRHEAPRASLPVERGHVTPSIHTPGVFVLPTISLLDGTPCSEAREARLAESLRHEARRPVGLPGAPLVWATLFVLDAHEHVLRLGFHPSLLDAQPREVLLWELSELYAAYHRGGPAPALPPVESRPRPSANDVGRGPLGADLPAPTRRGPRGAPIAAEDVLAALGMTDAAHRGRTLEDLDQVR, encoded by the coding sequence ATGCACGTGGACCTCTGGAGGGCCTTCGAGCGGCCGTGGCCTCTGGACGCGGCGAGCCCATGCGCCCTGCCCTGCGTCTTCCGTCTGTCCGGCCTGCTCGACTGGCGCGCGCTGCGTCTGGCGCTCGAGGCCCTGGCGCATCGACACGAAGCCCCGCGGGCCTCGCTCCCCGTGGAACGAGGACACGTCACCCCGAGCATCCACACGCCCGGCGTCTTCGTCCTCCCCACCATCAGCCTGCTCGATGGAACGCCCTGCTCCGAGGCGCGCGAGGCCCGATTGGCCGAGTCCCTGCGCCACGAGGCCCGTCGTCCGGTCGGCCTCCCAGGCGCGCCCCTCGTCTGGGCGACGCTGTTCGTCCTCGACGCGCACGAGCACGTGCTGCGGCTCGGATTCCACCCCAGCCTCCTCGACGCCCAGCCCCGGGAGGTGCTGCTGTGGGAGCTCTCGGAGCTGTACGCCGCGTACCACCGAGGAGGGCCCGCGCCCGCCCTGCCGCCCGTGGAGTCGCGCCCCAGGCCTTCCGCGAACGACGTCGGTCGCGGCCCGCTCGGGGCTGACCTTCCGGCGCCCACGCGACGAGGCCCCCGCGGTGCGCCCATCGCCGCCGAGGACGTGCTCGCGGCCCTGGGCATGACCGACGCCGCGCACAGGGGAAGGACCCTCGAGGACCTCGATCAGGTCCGTTGA
- the ffh gene encoding signal recognition particle protein, giving the protein MLETVTKGFRAAKNRLAGKSELTPELVDESLRDIRVSLLEADVAFDVVKKFVARVREKAVGELVQTTITDASGQKRKVSPMDHFIKICHDELEALMGPVDTGLNLKPKGQLSGIMMVGLQGSGKTTTTGKLANRLLQQGRKPLLVAADIYRPAAVDQLKVLGERLKVPVYHEPGVQPPELAKRGYAAAREQKCDVVLIDTAGRLAIDEALMSELESIKSNVHPDNILLVCDAMIGQDAVRTAAEFDRRLTLDGFILTKLDGDARGGAALSIKEVTGKPIKFLGMGESMDKLEEFRPEGLAGRILGFGDIVGLMKDFEKVVDEKKAEEDARKLLSGQFSMKDFVEQIRMVRKMGPLKDLLEKFPLFGEMTEHLNPDEKELTKIESMYDSMTVNERLRPDLINTSRVNRIAKGSGRKPEDVRELLQKFGMMQQVMGTIGQNPGLLGRIPGFKQLGQLSQMRNMDLSSMFGGDPKMMEKMMSGGMPGMGLPMQLPQVAPGYTPPMGQAAMAKARLMGYAPPSAAGAKGEDRDAIKERRKREKENKKKNRKKR; this is encoded by the coding sequence ATGCTTGAGACCGTCACCAAGGGCTTCCGCGCCGCCAAGAACCGCCTCGCCGGCAAGAGCGAGCTCACCCCGGAGCTGGTCGACGAGTCGCTCCGCGACATCCGCGTCTCGCTCCTCGAGGCCGACGTTGCCTTCGACGTGGTGAAGAAGTTCGTCGCCCGCGTCCGCGAGAAGGCCGTGGGCGAGCTCGTCCAGACCACCATCACCGATGCCTCGGGCCAGAAGCGCAAGGTCAGCCCGATGGACCACTTCATCAAGATCTGCCACGACGAGCTCGAGGCGCTGATGGGGCCGGTGGACACGGGGCTGAACCTCAAGCCCAAGGGCCAGCTGTCCGGCATCATGATGGTGGGTCTGCAGGGCTCGGGTAAGACGACGACCACGGGCAAGCTCGCCAACCGGCTGCTCCAGCAGGGCCGCAAGCCGCTGCTCGTGGCCGCGGACATCTACCGTCCGGCCGCCGTGGACCAGCTCAAGGTCCTGGGCGAGCGGCTCAAGGTGCCCGTCTACCACGAGCCCGGGGTGCAGCCGCCCGAGCTGGCGAAGCGGGGCTATGCCGCCGCCCGCGAGCAGAAGTGCGACGTGGTGCTCATCGACACCGCCGGTCGTCTCGCCATCGACGAGGCGCTGATGTCGGAGCTGGAGTCCATCAAGTCGAACGTGCACCCGGACAACATCCTGCTGGTGTGCGACGCGATGATTGGTCAGGACGCCGTGCGCACCGCGGCCGAGTTCGACCGTCGCCTGACGCTGGATGGCTTCATCCTGACGAAGCTGGACGGTGACGCGCGTGGTGGCGCGGCGCTGTCCATCAAGGAAGTCACCGGCAAACCCATCAAGTTCCTCGGCATGGGCGAGTCGATGGACAAGCTGGAGGAGTTCCGTCCGGAGGGCCTCGCCGGCCGCATCCTCGGGTTCGGCGACATCGTCGGCCTGATGAAGGACTTCGAGAAGGTCGTCGACGAGAAGAAGGCCGAGGAGGACGCGCGCAAGCTCTTGTCCGGCCAGTTCTCGATGAAGGACTTCGTCGAGCAGATCCGCATGGTGCGGAAGATGGGTCCGCTCAAGGACCTGCTGGAGAAGTTCCCCCTCTTCGGCGAGATGACGGAGCACCTGAACCCGGACGAGAAGGAGCTCACCAAGATCGAGTCGATGTACGACTCGATGACGGTGAACGAGCGCCTGCGTCCGGACCTCATCAACACCAGCCGGGTGAACCGCATCGCCAAGGGCAGTGGTCGCAAGCCCGAGGACGTGCGGGAGCTGCTGCAGAAGTTCGGGATGATGCAGCAGGTGATGGGGACGATTGGCCAGAACCCGGGGCTCCTGGGTCGCATCCCCGGCTTCAAGCAGCTGGGTCAGCTGTCGCAGATGCGGAACATGGACCTCTCCAGCATGTTCGGCGGGGACCCGAAGATGATGGAGAAGATGATGAGCGGCGGCATGCCGGGCATGGGGTTGCCCATGCAGCTGCCGCAGGTGGCTCCGGGCTACACGCCCCCCATGGGCCAGGCCGCCATGGCGAAGGCTCGGTTGATGGGCTACGCCCCGCCGTCCGCCGCCGGCGCCAAGGGCGAGGACCGGGACGCCATCAAGGAGCGCCGCAAGCGGGAGAAGGAGAACAAGAAGAAGAACCGCAAGAAGCGGTAG
- the gltJ gene encoding adventurous gliding motility protein GltJ: protein MRFVCDSCRAQYMISDDKVGPKGVKVRCKKCGHTITVRPAGAAAGKDSPSEPASTSSPAPESASTQGKEADSSSSASLPATLGTPPEGGLFTDVEEDEIGAVFDQVLSSGTHKIPAGEAAGEAAARDATTESVRKLAEAEAEPDKEEPKPAATSHEWYVAIDEKQVGPLTVEKVKDAWDRGEVGPDSLCWRSGFSDWIPLSETAELASVLAPRPSKPTIVAPEPVSGSTPTVQPGPVQSAFSAGKSKGDSVVLASSSEEPVGWKPSAASVLASLVKEENDALSKPPPTPAPAPALGREPVSQSRLLDVPMPPPEPVSSPSLMGAGAAMAAQMASSQAPQAYPQQPYGQPAQMPYGQPQGHYAQPVPAPYAPPAGYPPAYAQGGGAPSGGGKGRVGLIVGIVVGVLGLGGGAWALASKGGTPEAPPTQQPVAAATPPAAAPPVVTPPPVAAAPVAAPQTPPVVATAPGAPTQPPAPETAPAANPAVAAAGAPTTPPTTAPVATPPPVAAQPVAGQVPATPPADAVKQPLDNAVAKVERTTTPRRGSGSSSSSSSRREDTEERPAARAEKPSSSDGDDDFDELFGTKKSKPEPKASENRPTAYIPPEPGGGGVRDTLQRSDIMEVVLNNKPAIVKCVNEQKKKDPMLSGKLVMRWTIQTSGKTSNVTCKSDEYRSTYMATCITGLIKSWAFPKHKKQGEPIDFPFTF from the coding sequence ATGCGTTTCGTCTGTGACAGCTGCCGCGCGCAGTACATGATCAGCGACGACAAGGTTGGCCCGAAGGGGGTCAAGGTTCGTTGCAAGAAGTGCGGCCACACCATCACCGTGCGCCCGGCGGGCGCCGCGGCGGGGAAGGATTCCCCGTCCGAGCCCGCGTCCACCTCTTCACCCGCTCCCGAGAGCGCGAGCACCCAGGGCAAGGAGGCCGATTCGTCCTCCTCCGCCTCGCTGCCCGCGACGCTCGGGACTCCGCCCGAGGGAGGCCTCTTCACGGATGTGGAAGAGGACGAAATCGGCGCGGTCTTCGACCAGGTCCTCAGCTCCGGCACGCACAAGATTCCGGCGGGTGAAGCCGCCGGCGAGGCCGCCGCGCGCGACGCCACCACGGAGTCGGTGCGCAAGCTGGCCGAGGCCGAGGCCGAGCCCGACAAGGAGGAGCCAAAGCCCGCGGCCACCTCGCACGAGTGGTACGTGGCCATCGACGAGAAGCAGGTCGGGCCGCTCACCGTGGAGAAGGTGAAGGACGCGTGGGACCGCGGCGAGGTGGGGCCCGACAGCCTGTGCTGGCGTTCGGGCTTCAGCGACTGGATTCCGCTGTCGGAGACGGCGGAGCTGGCGTCGGTGCTGGCGCCGCGTCCGTCGAAGCCGACCATCGTCGCGCCCGAGCCCGTGTCGGGCTCGACGCCCACGGTGCAGCCGGGGCCCGTGCAGTCCGCGTTCAGCGCGGGCAAGTCGAAGGGCGATTCGGTGGTGCTGGCGTCGTCCTCCGAGGAGCCGGTGGGCTGGAAGCCGTCGGCGGCCAGCGTGCTCGCCTCGCTCGTGAAGGAGGAGAACGACGCGCTGTCCAAGCCGCCTCCGACGCCCGCGCCCGCGCCCGCGCTGGGGCGTGAGCCGGTGTCGCAGTCGCGCCTGCTCGACGTGCCGATGCCGCCTCCGGAGCCGGTGTCGTCTCCGTCGCTGATGGGCGCGGGGGCGGCGATGGCCGCGCAGATGGCGTCTTCGCAGGCGCCGCAGGCCTATCCGCAGCAGCCCTATGGCCAGCCGGCGCAGATGCCATATGGGCAGCCGCAGGGGCACTATGCGCAGCCTGTCCCGGCGCCCTATGCGCCTCCCGCGGGCTACCCTCCGGCCTATGCACAGGGCGGTGGAGCGCCTTCTGGCGGCGGCAAGGGCCGGGTGGGGTTGATCGTCGGCATCGTCGTGGGCGTGCTGGGGCTCGGTGGTGGAGCCTGGGCGCTGGCGTCGAAGGGCGGCACTCCCGAGGCTCCGCCCACCCAGCAGCCTGTCGCGGCGGCCACGCCTCCGGCGGCGGCTCCGCCCGTGGTGACGCCTCCTCCCGTCGCGGCGGCACCTGTCGCGGCGCCTCAGACGCCGCCCGTGGTGGCCACGGCGCCTGGAGCGCCGACGCAGCCTCCCGCGCCTGAGACAGCGCCCGCGGCGAACCCCGCCGTGGCCGCCGCGGGAGCGCCCACGACGCCTCCTACGACCGCGCCCGTCGCGACGCCGCCTCCCGTGGCCGCGCAGCCCGTGGCGGGGCAGGTGCCCGCGACGCCGCCGGCGGATGCGGTGAAGCAGCCGCTGGACAACGCGGTGGCGAAGGTCGAGCGGACGACGACGCCTCGGCGTGGCTCGGGCTCCTCGTCTTCGTCGTCTTCTCGACGTGAGGACACCGAGGAGCGTCCCGCGGCGCGCGCGGAGAAGCCGTCCTCGAGCGATGGTGATGATGACTTCGACGAGCTGTTCGGCACGAAGAAGTCGAAGCCCGAGCCGAAGGCGTCGGAGAATCGTCCCACGGCCTACATCCCTCCCGAGCCGGGCGGGGGTGGGGTGCGAGACACCCTTCAGCGGTCCGACATCATGGAGGTGGTGCTGAACAACAAGCCCGCCATCGTGAAGTGCGTGAACGAGCAGAAGAAGAAGGACCCGATGCTCAGCGGCAAGCTGGTGATGCGGTGGACCATCCAGACGAGCGGCAAGACGTCGAATGTCACCTGTAAGTCGGATGAGTACCGCAGCACGTACATGGCGACCTGCATCACCGGGCTCATCAAGAGCTGGGCGTTCCCGAAGCACAAGAAGCAGGGCGAGCCCATCGACTTCCCGTTCACCTTCTGA